The DNA segment CAAGCACCGGCAAAGGCCTATAATCCTTTTTTCATATACGGGGGCGTAGGTCTCGGAAAGACACATCTCATGCATGCTATTGGGCACTATATACTACAGCAGGATCCTACATGTAAGGTTGTGTATCTTTCTTCGGAAAAATTTACTAATGAACTAATAAACTCAATACGTGATGATAAAAACGTAGAATTTCGAAACAAATACAGAACAATAGATGTTCTTCTGATTGACGATATCCAATTTATAGCAGGAAAAGAGCGGACACAGGAAGAGTTTTTCCATACCTTCAATGCCTTGCATGATGCAAATAAACAATTGGTAATATCAAGTGACCGCCCGCCTAAAGAAATTCCGACACTGGAAGAGCGATTAAGATCAAGATTTGAATGGGGACTAATTACAGATATTCAGCCGCCAGATTTTGAAACTAGAATTGCTATTTTACAAAAAAAAGCTATGATGGAAAATCTTATAGTTCCAAATGATGTTATAAATTTTATAGCCACAAAGATCGAAACAAATATACGTGAGCTGGAAGGTGCTCTTATACGTGTTGTGGCCTATTCATCATTAACCGATTGCCCTATAGACATCGGGCTTGCCGAACAAGTACTAAAAGACATTCTTCCTGACGGAAAGCCAAAACAAGTCACATCAAAGCAAATTGTGGAAGAAGTTGGAAGTTATTTTTCTATTAGTCCGGAAGAATTTAAATCTAAAAAGCGAACTAAGGATTTGGCTTTTGCTCGCCAGGTAGCTATGTATTTATGCTGTGAACTGACAGACCTTTCTCTTCCGAAAATAGGAGAAGAATTTGGCGGTCGCGATCACACTACGGTTATACACGCAAGGGATAAAATAACGCGTGATATTCAGGAAGACTCGCAATTATCTAACGCTGTCGAAAGTTTAAAAAAGAAAATCCTTTATAGTTAATAAGCTGTGGAAATCCTTTGGACAACTTGTTTATAAAAAGTGGACAATTTTCGACTATCAACAGCCACTGTTAGTACTGTGAATAAAGTTATACCCATTCTCCACAGGTTATCCACATTAAAACATCATATATAACACTTATTAACATGATTTATCCACATATCCACAGCACTTACTACTACTACTACTAAATTAATATATTATTCATATAAGTATATTTTTATGACATATTTTTAAATTTCTTTTTGGAGGTAACACAATGAAAATTGTAATCAGCCGAAATGAACTCGCTTCAGGTATTTCTGCAGTTGAGAAATTTGTACCTTCGAAAACCCCTATATCAATACTTACCGGAATAAAGTTTTCAGCCTATGATGATTTTCTATGTCTATCAGCTACAAATCTTGACATGGGTATCGAATATAAAATCAAGAATGAATCTGACAAGCTAAGTATATTAGAAGGTGGAAGTATTGTAATTGGATCAAAAATTTTGTCGGAAATTGTTCGCCGAATATCCGAAAATACAGTGGAATTTGATATTCGCGAAAACAAGGCATATATATCATCAGGCCAATTTAACATGGTACTGCCCTGCTTTGATGCTATGGATTTTCCTGAAATTTCCAGAAATAATTCTTCTGATGGGATAAGACTAAGGCAAAGTATGTTTAAGGATATGATAAAAAGAACAATTTATGCACGAGCAGATGATACAACTTCTCGGCCGCAGTTAACAGGTGCTCTGATAGATTACAAAGACAATATTCTAAACATGGTAGCATTGGATGGATTTAGAATAGCTTGGTGCTGTGAGCAGTTAAATGAAACTGAAGCATCAGATATTAGAGAATTTAAAACTATAGTTCCAGGCGATACACTGCTTGAGATTTCAAGGATTTTTGAAGATGATGAACAAGCATATTTTGAATTATATGCAAGTAAGAACAGTGTAGAGTTTTTAACGGAAAAATTTCTAATAACGTCAAGGGTTTTAGATGGAGATTTTATTGATTACAAAACCGTTATGCAAATAAAACCCAAGACGACGGCAATTGTACCTACGGATGAACTCCGCTTGGCTGTAGAAAGAGCGAGTGTTCTTGCAAGAGAAGGTAATACCAATAATTTGGTAAAATTTTATATTGCAGAAAATTCTATAGAAGTTCAAGTGGAAACGGAATTGGGGCGCATCACTGATAAGGTTTTATGCAGCACAGAAGGTGAGGAAATGCTGATAGCCTTCAATGCAGGATTTTTTATTGATGCTCTAAAGACAATATTTTCACCTAAAATAAAATTGCATTTTTCCGATGAGACTGGGCCATGTATTATTACAGCTTTGGAAACTGATAATCACAAGAATTTTATTTTACCTGTAAGACTTAGAGGTGATAATTCTTGACGGAGTTGAAAGAAATTTTTATAAACACTGAAACGATTAATCTCGACCAATTTTTAAAATGGTCGGGGATTTTTTCCACCGGCGGTGAAGCCAAAATTGCAATAACAGAAGGCAATGTAAAAGTAAATGGTGAAATAGAAACCAAAAGGTCTAGAAAACTCAAAGTTTCTGATATGGTAGAAGTTAACGGTAACCGGCTGCTGGTGAACCGGAGGTAAAAGCGTGTATCTTTATAATTTAAGGTTATATGATTTTCGAAACTTTTTAGAATTGGATCTTGAATTTAAAAATGGAATTAATATTTTTTACGGGGATAATGCTCAAGGAAAGACCAATTTACTAGAGGCTATTTATTTTATAACAGAACTGAGAGCTACTCGAGCCTTTAGAGAGCAGGAAGTAATCAGGTATGATCAGCCGCTGGCTTTTTTAAAAGGGTTATTTAGTACAAAAGCAGGTGATATCGACAGACAAGTTACTATATACCGCAATCAAAAAAAGGAAGTTAAAGAGGGTGAAAACAAAAAAAGCCGATGGTCGGAACTTGATCCGAGTATAAGTGCGGTTTATTTCTCACCGGAGGACATTGACTTAGTCAAGGGCGAACCATCACTTCGCCGAAGATTTATAGATAATCTAATATACCGGATAAGGCCAAGCTTTTATAAATATTTACAAGGATACCAGCGGGTGCTTACGCAGCGAAATACACTTTTAAAGACTATAAAGATTAAACCAGGTATGACAAAAACTCTGGATCCTTGGGATGAACAGCTGTCAGAACTTGGCTCGCAGCTGATAAATGAAAGACTTAAGATGCTGCAAAGGATATCATCCTTATCGCAAGATTATTTTAAAACATTTACACATAAGCGGAATGATTTAAGAATCAGCTATCGAAGTGAGATTGATTTTAGTAATCCTGAACTAATTAAAGCAGATTATAAAAATAAGCTCATATTAAACAGGGAAAAAGACATAAACAGAAGTTTTACATCTGTTGGTCCTCACAGGGATGATATAGATTTTTTTATCGACGGGAAAAATATAAAACACTATGCCTCACAAGGTCAGCAAAGATTAACAGTTTTATGTTTAATGTTTGCCCAGAGAAATCTTTTATACACCGAAAAAGGCGAGTATCCGATACTGCTTTTAGATGATGTTATGTCGGAGCTTGACATACATCGCAGGCAGCTTATCTTGGGACAAGAGAATCATCAAGTATTTATTACGACAACCGATTTAAAATTCATTCCGGAGGAAATATTAGAAAAAAGCTTTTTATATCCGATAAAAGCTGGCACATTGGGGTGATAAAAAGTGGAAAAGATAGGAACAATACTGCTGAGTTCTTTAAAAAAAACCTGCATAGATAAAAGGCTTATGGAAGCTAGAATTTTTACAAGCTATGAATCCATGGTGGGAGAAAAAATCTCAAAGATTTCAAAACCCACATTTATGCAAAACAACACCCTTTTTATAGGTGTGGAAAATCACGTATGGCTGTACCAGCTTTATTTACTAAAACCTGATTTGATGTATAAGATTAACTCAAAATTGCCGTATCCGTTGGTGAAGGATATCAAATTTCAAATCCGTAATATAAAAAAATCAGAAAAACCTAAAGCAGAAGATATCGAAGTTAAAGATGATGAAGACATTAAAATTCCTGAAACTTGCATGAAAGTGATATATAATATAAGTTGTGACATCAATGATGAAGACTTAAGAAGGAGCTTTACAAGGCTGATGATAAAAGATATGAAAAATAAAATAAAAAAGGGGGAGAAAGATTGTTCATCCATATAGGCGGAGATGAAGTAGTTTTAACAAAAGATGTGATAATGATTCTTGATAAAACTGCTCTTTGTGCCAAGGATACGTCGGAATTTCTACAGGTATCTCGTGAAGAAGGATTTGTAACGGAAGATGAAAATTTATATAATAATGTCCGAGAAAATAAAAAAACAGCAGTGATATTGGATAAGAAGATATTATTTTCACCTATTTCCGCCACTACACTTTCAAAAAGGGCGGATTTTATAAAGAATCTTAAATAGGTTCGATGTGTGGAGGTTGTAAGTTTGGAAAAAAAGAATGTTTATGATGAAAATAAAATAGAAGTTTTAGAGGGCATTGAGCATGTAAGACTCAGGCCCGGCATGTATATAGGTTCTACCGACAGCCGAGGTCTACATCATTTGGTGTACGAAGTTGTGGATAACAGTATTGATGAGGCCATGGCCGGGTATTGCAAAAATATTAAGGTAACCATAAACAAGGATAATTCCGTTACCGTGGAAGATGATGGCAGAGGTATTCCGGTAAAAATCCAGCCAAAAGTAGGTAAATCGGCATTGGAAGTAGCACTTACTATGCTGCATGCCGGCGGAAAGTTTAACAGCGGAGGCTACAAGGTATCCGGAGGTCTTCACGGTGTAGGAGTTTCAGTGGTCAATGCCCTGTCTAGCTGGATGGAAGTGGAGGTAAAGCGCGATGGAGGCATCTTCTATCAAAAATATGAACGAGGTAAACCGGTAACAGATGTAATCAGAAAAGGAGATACTGAAGAAACAGGCACTAAAATAACTTTTATGCCTGATAATGAGATTTTTGAAGATACCGTCTTTTCTCAAGATATATTGACACAGCGATTAAGAGAGCAAGCTTTTCTAAACAGAGGTATAAGGATTGAGCTTTTTGATGAACGAACAGGTAATTCCAATGTGTTTCATTATGAGGGTGGTATAGTATCTTTTGTCAAGTATTTGAATCGGAAAAGGGATGTTCTGCATGAAAAACCTATCTACATGAGTGCTGCTCGAGATGATATGGAAGTTGAAGTGGCCATGCAGTATAATGATTCGTATTTAGAAACAGTGCTTACCTTTGCAAATAATATTAATACACATGAAGGCGGTACACATCTGAGCGGATTTCGTACAGCCCTTACCCGCAGTATGAATGATTATATGCGCAAGATGAATTTGTTAAAAGAGCAGGATGCAAATCTTTCCGGCGAGGATGTAAGGGAAGGGCTGACTGCGGTAATCAGTGTCAAGCTTACAAATCCTCAGTTCGAAGGTCAAACAAAGACCAAACTGGGCAACAGCGAAATTCGCAGCCTTGTTGATACTGTAGTAGGTGAGGGAATATCCCGGTTTTTAGAGGAAAATCCTGCCATAGCAAGGGTTATAGTGGAAAAGGCTTTGGGAGCAGCAAGAGCACGGGAGGCTGCCCGTAAAGCCCGGGAACTTACACGCCGTAAAACTGCTCTAGAACATACAACGCTGCCGGGGAAGTTAGCTGATTGCCGAGAAAGAGATCCCAGACTTTGCGAGCTATACCTGGTGGAAGGTGATTCTGCCGGAGGTTCCGCAAAGCAAGGACGAGATCCTCAAATTCAGGCTATACTGCCGCTGAGAGGCAAGATACTCAATGTAGAAAAAGCACGAATGGATAAGATTTTAAACAATGAAGAAATCAGGTCAATGATTACTGCACTGGGAACAGGCATTGGTGAGGAGTTTGATATAGAAAAACTGCGCTATCATAAGATAATCCTTATGGCTGATGCTGATGTAGACGGTGCACATATTCGTACCTTACTGCTTACATTTTTTTATAGATACATGCAGCCGCTTATTGAAGCAGGTAAGATATACATTGCCCAGCCGCCTCTATACAGAGTGGTTTTAGGTAAAAAGGATTACTATGCCTTTGATGACTTGGAGCTTTCAAAAATATTGGAAAGTCTTGGAAACAGCAGGGAAAGAGCCGAAATCAAGCGATTCAAAGGTCTTGGTGAAATGGCGGCAGAGCAGCTTTGGGAAACTACCATGAATCCCGAAACGCGCACCATTTTAAAAGTCAGTTTAGAAGATGCGGTAGCTGCTGATGAAATTTTTACAATACTTATGGGAGACAAGGTGGAACCTAGGCGGCAGTTTATCTTTGAACATGCGGCAGAGGTTCAAAATCTTGATATATAGGAGGGAGAGTTAAATGGCTGAACCAAAAGGAAAGATTATACCGGTTAAAATTGAAGAAGAAATGAAAAAATCATATATAGATTATTCCATGAGTGTTATTGTAGGTAGGGCTTTACCCGATGTAAGAGATGGTTTAAAACCCATTCATCGCAGAATTCTTTATGCAATGAGCCAGCTCTCTCTCACACCTGATAAACCTCACAGGAAATCCGCCACAATCGTGGGAGAGGTTATGGGTAATTATCACCCACATGGAGACGCTGCCATATATGATGCTATGGTGCGCTTGGCTCAGGATTTTTCCACCAGATACCTGCTGGTAGACGGGCATGGCAATTTTGGCTCAATAGATGGGGACCCGGCTGCGGCCATGAGGTATACGGAAGCTCGAATGACCAGAATATCTCTGGAGATGCTTTCTGACTTAAATAAGGATACGGTTGATTTTATACCCAATTATGATGAATCACTAGATGAACCCAGTGTGCTGCCTGCACGCTTCCCCAATCTTTTAGTAAACGGTTCTTCGGGTATTGCTGTGGGCATGGCTACCAATATACCGCCGCATAATCTTTCGGAGGTTATAGACGGCGTTATAATGATGATAGATAATCCTGATGTAACAGTAGAAGAACTGATGCAGGTTATTAAAGGACCGGATTTTCCCACAGGCGGAATAATAAAAGGATACAGCGGCATTAAAGATATGTATACAACAGGCAGGGGTTCTGTTGTAATGAGGGCTAAAGCCACTATCGAAGCTATGGACGCCACACGACATCGCATTATAGTTACCGAGATACCATATATGGTCAATAAGGCGCGAATGGTGGAAAAAATTGCGGAATTGGTTAGGGATAAAAAAATCGAAGGCATATCCGACCTTAGAGATGAGAGTGACCGTAAAGGAATCCGCATCGTGATGGATTTGAAAAGAGATGCAAATCCCCACATAATTTTGAACCAACTTTATAAACACACACAAATGCAAAGCACATTTGGTGCCATTATGCTGGCTCTTGTAGATAATAAACCGCGCGTGCTTAATCTGCGTGAGATGATTTATTACTATCTTGAACATCAGAAGGATGTTATCGTAAGAAGGACAAAATTTGATTTAGCCAAAGCTCAAGAAAGGATACACATTTTAGAAGGATTAAAGATAGCCCTTGACCATATCGATGAGGTAATCGCTATCATAAGAGGTTCTAAGGATGACGTTACAGCAAGGGATGCACTTATAAAGAATTTTGGTCTTAGTGAAAAACAGGCACAGGTTATACTTGATATGAGGCTTAAACGCCTTACCGCTTTGGAGCGAGAAAAGATTGATGAAGAGTATGCCGAACTCTTAAAGAAAATAGACTACTATCAAAAAATACTTTCAGATGAAAAAATAGTTTTATCCATTATCAAGGAAGAGCTTATCCAGATAAAACAAAAATATGGCGATGAGCGCAGAACTCACATAACTCATGATGAAGGCGATTTTGATATAGAAGATTTGATAGTTGAGGAAGATATAGTTATAACACAGACCCATTTCGGGTATGTGAAGCGCCAGCCAATTTCCGCATATCGCAGTCAGCGCCGAGGAGGCCGGGGAGTAACGGGAATTACCACTCGGGAAGAAGATTTCGTGGAACATATCTTTGTAGGTACAACTCATCATGTTGTAATGTTCTTTACAAACAAAGGAAATGTATACAAACTAAAGGCGTATGAAATCCCCGATACCAGTCGAACCGCACGAGGCACTGCCATAGTTAACCTGCTGCCGTTAAAACCCGATGAAAGAGTCAACACGATGATAACCATCAAGGATTTTGATGAGGCGCGTTATTTAATTTTTGCTACCAAAAACGGCATCGTTAAAAAGACGCTGCTTTCCGAGTATGCAAGTTCACGACGAACCGGCCTAATAGCTATAACCTTGAAAGATGATGATGAGCTGATAGGGGTTAGACTGGTTGATCGAAATGAGGAGATAATTTTAGGCACACACAACGGTATGAGCATAAGATTTTCAGTAAATGATGTAAGCTCAACGGGACGCACATCTCAGGGAGTCAAGGGCATCAATCTTCGTTCCGATGACAAAGTGGTGTCAATGGACATTGTTCGGGAAGGTCATGATGTGTTGGTTGTTACCGAAAAGGGTTTCGGTAAGCGCATTGACGAGAAGGAATTCAGATGTCAGGCACGGGGAGGCAGAGGCGTAATAATACAAAAGATAACCGATAAGACCGGACCACTGGCAGGGTTAAGAGTTGTTGGAGAAAATGATGAGATAATGCTCTGTACCAGCTCCGGAATTATGATTCGCCTTTTGACTTCTGAAATATCCAAAATGAGTAGGAATACAATGGGTGTAACATTGATAAAGCTTGAGCAGGACGATTTTTTAGCATCTATGGCGGTAGTTACTGAAGACTAAGATAAAAATTTTTCCGTGCAACCTTTTGCGTTAATGCTTAAAAATAAATACTTTTTAGGAGTATATAGGTTTGAAAAAAAAGGTAAATAAGCATATAGAAGCACCGCTTTTAGATATACTGAAAAAATATGCAAATACAGATTCAGTTAGATTCCATATGCCCGGCCATAAGGCAAGAGCAGCGGGGCATATATTTGAGGAATTTAAGCAAAATCTGTTCAAATGGGATGTTACGGAAATCCCGGGCCTGGATGACCTTCATCAGCCCAGAGGCCCTATAAAACGAGCACAAGAAAAGCTTGCTGAGCTTTATGGCGCAGACAAATCATTTTTTTTGGTAAATGGTGCTACATCAGGTGTTATTGCTATGATGGGAGCGGCAATCGCACCGGATGATGAAATTTTAATTTCCAGAGCAAGTCACAGGTCAGTCCTGTCAGGCTTAATTATCACAGGTGGGCGGCCGGTTTATGTAATGCCGGAACGATGGCAGGAGTTAGGCGTTTATACGCAAGTAAGTTCAAAGGCTGTAGCTAAAGCACTGGAACAAAATCCTAAAATCAAGGCAGTACTGCTGACAAATCCCGTATACCAGGGATTTTGCCCAGACCTTGGTGCAATTTCTAAGCTTGTCTGCAGCAGCAATAAGATTCTACTTGTGGATGAAGCCCACGGGCCGCACTTTGGTTTTAATTCCGGGCTTCCGATGTGTGCCGGTAAGGTTGCCGATGCATGGGTTCAAAGCCCTCACAAGATGCTGACATCTTTTACGCAAAGTGCCTGGCTGCATGTAAAAGGCAATAAAATTGACCAAAACCGCCTTCAGGATTTCTTACGTCTTATGACAACTACCAGCCCATCGTATATTTTAATGGCATCACTTGATGCATCACGAGCTGTAATGGAGCTTGATGGCAAAGCTTTAGCAAAAAGGGCTTTGGCTTTGGCTGATAAAGCAAGGTACGGCATCAACAAATTTACTCCGTTTTATTGTATAGGACCTGAGGTTAAGGGTAAAAACGGCATTTACGATATAGACTTATCTAGACTTATGGTAAATGTTTCGCAAGCAGGTTATACGGGATACCAGGTGGAAAAAATTCTTCGAAAGCGGTTTAAGATATACGCTGAATATGCGGATTTGTATAATATTTACTTTTTAATAACATTTTCTAATAACAGCAGAGATATAAACTGCCTTGTAAAAGCACTTTCCTCACTAAAAGCCAAAACAAAAATACCCAAATCCATAATTTGGCCGGATAAACTGCCTAATAAGGCATTAGAGCCGAAAACAGCTTTTTATTCTATCGGAGAATATGTGCCGTTGAAGCAATCCCTAGGACGTGTAATAAAAGAGGCATTGGTCCCGTATCCTCCCGGAGTACCACTGCTCATGCCCGGCGAGATTATGGAAAAAGAGCATATAGAGGTGTTAACCGCTCTATTAAAGTCCGGAGGCTACTGCCAGGGCGTAACTTCAGAAGGCTTTATCTGCGTGGTATCCAATGCCTAACTTATTGCTGTATAATTCTGTAAGATAATACCCACATAAAAAACCTTAATGAAAGCAAAGAGGAGATAGCGTGAAAGGTAAACTTATAACCATCGAAGGCCCTGATGGGGCAGGCAAGACTACCCAAGTAAAGAAAATCAGCGAATATTTAAGAACAAAGGGTTTTAAGGTATTGGTAACTCGAGAGCCGGGAGGCACTTCACTGGGAGAAAAACTTAGAAAACTGCTGCTGACTCTGGAAGGAGAAAGTCCGGTACCTGAGGCGGAAGCACTGATATATGCAGCTTCAAGAGCGCAACTTGTAAAAAAAGTTATTGTTCCGGCATTAGAAGACGGCTATATAGTCTTATGCGACAGATTTGTAGATTCAAGTTTGGCTTATCAAGGCTGGGCCAGAGGATTAGGAATAAAGGAACTTACGGATATCAACGGATGGTTTTTAAAAAATAATTGGCCGGACTTGACTATAATCCTTGATGTAGACCCAAGTCAGTCATTAAAACGACTTCGCAAAGAAAAGGATCGATTAGAAAGCGAGAACTTGGAATTTCATAAAAAAGTCAGAGAAGGATTTTTAAAGGTGCACAGCATGTACCCCAATAGAACAAGATTAGTAGATGCTTCCCAAAACCCGGAGCATGTATTTGAATCCGTATTGTTTGAGATTGAAAAATCAGGTATAATAAAAATATAATAAGCTGTTTTAATATTTTAAATAAACAATGACCCGACCTAAAAAAATTATCGGAAGGGGCGATAAATGTGAAACTCGTAATGGCGGTGGTACAAGACAATGATGCAGGCCGGTTGATTGAAAAATTAAGCCAAAAGAAATTTGGATTAACAAAGCTGGCAAGTACAGGAGGTTTTCTAAAAAGCGGTAACACAACACTGATGATTGGTGTAGAAGAGGAAAGGCTTGAAGAGCTTTTGGCTATCATAGAAAAAATGTGTAAGCCGAGGAAAAAAATTGTAACACCACTTCCGGCAGGCCCTGCTGATGCCTATGTACCATATCCGGTTGAAGTATTAGTAGGAGGTGCCACGGTTTTCATATTGGATGTGGAAAGGTTTGTTAAGGTATGAGAGTGAGCTTATCGCCGGAATTTGGTTTGCCTAAGGATTTATTAATTCATAAAGAGCAAAGCGGTCAGAAATTTTCCGAACAGTTAAATGTTGCTGAAAAGACCCATTTAAAATATCAAATGGATTTAGAGTTTAATGCAATTAATGAAATTGGCCAGCGACTTTGTAAAAAGATGTTACTTAAAGATTTAAAAGAGTATAGACAGAGGATAGCTGAGTTTTTAAAAATATGTATTTCTCAAGGTTTTTCTTTTAAGGAAAACTACTTTCAAACTCGCTATGGCCGCAGCAAAGTCCTGTCAATGATTAAAATTGTAAATCAAAAACTGATTGATTTGGCGCAAGAGCTGCTTTTGGAAAATAGGGATTCATTGAAGGTAATGGCTTTAGTCGATGAAATCAGCGGTTTGTTGCTTGATATTTATGCTTGAGGTGGTATATTGGATAACATATCACATGCTTATATTTTTTTAGGCGATGAGGAAGAAACGACACAAAAAGCTTTAAAACTGGCTCAAACCGCTAACTGTGAAAATACTAATATGGCTCCTTGCGGATTTTGCAGCACATGCAGGAAAATCCAAAGTCAGGTTTACCCCGATGTAATACATGTGCATCCGGATGGTGCTGCTATAAAAATTGAGCAAGTAAGAAAAATTATATTGGATTTAACAGAAAAACCCATGGAAGGCAATAAGAAGGTTTATATACTCCATGAGGCTCATACAATAACACCCCAAGCTCAGAATGCTCTACTCAAGACATTAGAAGAACCTTGCAGTGAAAGTATTATCATATTGCTTTCAAATAACATTAAACAGCTAATTCCTACGGTTGTATCCCGATGCCAAATTCAGGATTTTACCAAGGCAGAAGCAGAGCTGCTGCTTTCTGTTGAAAGCAGACAAAAGATTGCAGATATAATATTCAATACTATGCAAAAAGCTGGACATACTGAATTTGCTATATATGCAAGAGAGCTTTCCGATATTGAAGAAAAGATTGAGGAAGTATTGGAAGTTACTATTTCGCTTTTTAGAGATATGCTAATTGTAAAAACAAATGCCGATGCAGCACTCATAAATCAAGATTTAGAACCTATGATTTATAAGTATTCCTCAATACTTGCAACAGATTCTATGCTTAGGGCAATTGATGTCACTTACAGGCAATTAAAAGCTGCAAAATTTAGAGGAAATAAGAACTTAATTTGGTATAATTTACTTGTGGGCCTTAAGGAGGTATTTTAATTGGTAACAGTGGTGGGTGTTAGATTTAAAAAGGCCGGAAAGGTATATTATTTTAACCCCGGGGCTCTTGATATTGAAATCGGCGATAAAGTAATAGTTGAAACAAGCCGAGGCGTAGAATACGGTGAAGTTGTGACAGGCCCTAAGGATGTAAGAGACGAAGATATTATAACTCCACTGAAAGACGTGATGAGAAAAGCTACTTCGGAAGACGAGGCCATAGTCAAAAATAATGCGGCAGAGGCATTGGAAGCAGAAAGCATAGCTATTGAAAAAATAGAAAAACATGGTCTTGATATGAAACTGGTCGATGTAGAATACACCTTTGACAAGAGCAAGCTTATCTTTTATTTTACAGCAGATGGCAGAGTGGATTTTCGCGAACTGGTGAAAGATCTTGCATCGGTATTTCATACTAGAATAGAGCTTCGCCAAATCGGTGTAAGAGACGAAGCCAAAATGCTAGGCGGCATAGGCCCCTGCGGCCGATGTATATGCTGTTCTACATTTTTAGGCGAATTCGATCCGGTATCCATCAAAATGGCAAAACAGCAGAATCTGTCGCTAAATCCAGTGAAAATTTCAGGGCTGTGCGGCAGGCTCATGTGCTGCCTAAAATATGAGAGTGAATCGTATGAAGATAATTTAGTAGATTATCCGAATGTCGGAGATAGAGTAATAACTCCATACGGCGAAGGAACAGTGATTGCGGTATATAAACCGAAAGAAACGATTCAAGTTCAGATAGATGAGGGTAAGGAAATAATGGAATTCCCTGCGGAAGAAGTAGATATAGAGGAAGTATAGTTCTTGACAAAAGAATTATCAGCATATAATATATAAGACAATTATCTTTTTGGGTATATCCTCAATAAAAGGAGGGATTACAATGTTTTATTGGGATTACACCATGATTATCCTACTTCCTGCAATGATATTGGCTATTTACGCCCAGGCCAAGGTTACATCTACATTTGAAAGATATCTAAGAGTCCCTGCAAAAAGTGGGATGACAGGTGCTGATGTAGCCCGAGAAATATTGAAGCAGAGCGGTATTTATGATGTGTCTGTTCAAATACAGGGCGGCAGACTGTCTGACTATTATGATCCAAGGCGAAAAGTGTTAAAACTTTCCAGAGATGTTTATAACGGCAGCTCTCTTGCGGCTCTTGGAGTGGCTGCACATGAATGTGGGCACGCCATCCAACACAATGTGGGATATGCTCCGCTTGCCATTCGAAATGCTATTGTTCCGGCAGC comes from the Tepidanaerobacter acetatoxydans Re1 genome and includes:
- the gyrB gene encoding DNA topoisomerase (ATP-hydrolyzing) subunit B produces the protein MEKKNVYDENKIEVLEGIEHVRLRPGMYIGSTDSRGLHHLVYEVVDNSIDEAMAGYCKNIKVTINKDNSVTVEDDGRGIPVKIQPKVGKSALEVALTMLHAGGKFNSGGYKVSGGLHGVGVSVVNALSSWMEVEVKRDGGIFYQKYERGKPVTDVIRKGDTEETGTKITFMPDNEIFEDTVFSQDILTQRLREQAFLNRGIRIELFDERTGNSNVFHYEGGIVSFVKYLNRKRDVLHEKPIYMSAARDDMEVEVAMQYNDSYLETVLTFANNINTHEGGTHLSGFRTALTRSMNDYMRKMNLLKEQDANLSGEDVREGLTAVISVKLTNPQFEGQTKTKLGNSEIRSLVDTVVGEGISRFLEENPAIARVIVEKALGAARAREAARKARELTRRKTALEHTTLPGKLADCRERDPRLCELYLVEGDSAGGSAKQGRDPQIQAILPLRGKILNVEKARMDKILNNEEIRSMITALGTGIGEEFDIEKLRYHKIILMADADVDGAHIRTLLLTFFYRYMQPLIEAGKIYIAQPPLYRVVLGKKDYYAFDDLELSKILESLGNSRERAEIKRFKGLGEMAAEQLWETTMNPETRTILKVSLEDAVAADEIFTILMGDKVEPRRQFIFEHAAEVQNLDI
- a CDS encoding aminotransferase class I/II-fold pyridoxal phosphate-dependent enzyme codes for the protein MKKKVNKHIEAPLLDILKKYANTDSVRFHMPGHKARAAGHIFEEFKQNLFKWDVTEIPGLDDLHQPRGPIKRAQEKLAELYGADKSFFLVNGATSGVIAMMGAAIAPDDEILISRASHRSVLSGLIITGGRPVYVMPERWQELGVYTQVSSKAVAKALEQNPKIKAVLLTNPVYQGFCPDLGAISKLVCSSNKILLVDEAHGPHFGFNSGLPMCAGKVADAWVQSPHKMLTSFTQSAWLHVKGNKIDQNRLQDFLRLMTTTSPSYILMASLDASRAVMELDGKALAKRALALADKARYGINKFTPFYCIGPEVKGKNGIYDIDLSRLMVNVSQAGYTGYQVEKILRKRFKIYAEYADLYNIYFLITFSNNSRDINCLVKALSSLKAKTKIPKSIIWPDKLPNKALEPKTAFYSIGEYVPLKQSLGRVIKEALVPYPPGVPLLMPGEIMEKEHIEVLTALLKSGGYCQGVTSEGFICVVSNA
- the gyrA gene encoding DNA gyrase subunit A; this encodes MAEPKGKIIPVKIEEEMKKSYIDYSMSVIVGRALPDVRDGLKPIHRRILYAMSQLSLTPDKPHRKSATIVGEVMGNYHPHGDAAIYDAMVRLAQDFSTRYLLVDGHGNFGSIDGDPAAAMRYTEARMTRISLEMLSDLNKDTVDFIPNYDESLDEPSVLPARFPNLLVNGSSGIAVGMATNIPPHNLSEVIDGVIMMIDNPDVTVEELMQVIKGPDFPTGGIIKGYSGIKDMYTTGRGSVVMRAKATIEAMDATRHRIIVTEIPYMVNKARMVEKIAELVRDKKIEGISDLRDESDRKGIRIVMDLKRDANPHIILNQLYKHTQMQSTFGAIMLALVDNKPRVLNLREMIYYYLEHQKDVIVRRTKFDLAKAQERIHILEGLKIALDHIDEVIAIIRGSKDDVTARDALIKNFGLSEKQAQVILDMRLKRLTALEREKIDEEYAELLKKIDYYQKILSDEKIVLSIIKEELIQIKQKYGDERRTHITHDEGDFDIEDLIVEEDIVITQTHFGYVKRQPISAYRSQRRGGRGVTGITTREEDFVEHIFVGTTHHVVMFFTNKGNVYKLKAYEIPDTSRTARGTAIVNLLPLKPDERVNTMITIKDFDEARYLIFATKNGIVKKTLLSEYASSRRTGLIAITLKDDDELIGVRLVDRNEEIILGTHNGMSIRFSVNDVSSTGRTSQGVKGINLRSDDKVVSMDIVREGHDVLVVTEKGFGKRIDEKEFRCQARGGRGVIIQKITDKTGPLAGLRVVGENDEIMLCTSSGIMIRLLTSEISKMSRNTMGVTLIKLEQDDFLASMAVVTED